In a genomic window of Helianthus annuus cultivar XRQ/B chromosome 10, HanXRQr2.0-SUNRISE, whole genome shotgun sequence:
- the LOC110882493 gene encoding arp2/3 complex-activating protein rickA-like, which yields MQYFNPLTLRTAENVFSAGVRGGTSVVPPIYQGHQSMSAEQLNKKLEDTTAVCTKKTATEEKLDLILEDQKSKKQTEDNTAALNKLQESSENRESSSEFKKALKELQDIKKQLAEVATAGESSSSGRILEEIQFLRVNNSSMAEAFEKLMVELTEQKNQENLEFQRMKKQEETNTQTLANVHLLVKRLQYNVARLSKVDLHELKAPIPQEKQARESETPQQQPETIQQDQTKQTETPTTQKQKLPMGPPPNKPKLLMGPPPNIPKPDTSRVQHKEPIPVQSSFTAITGETEFSIKMDTKEKRRMEHELKEKRAVKEQQEMKTESVVQNEKVESVAEKIEDAEKVTETEKVIEVVKTIEVEKIVEVIEPCLKCLEPCKECAAKDEMIAE from the exons ATGCAATATTTCAATCCTCTTACCCTCAGAACAGCAGAGAATGTGTTCTCTGCTGGTGTTAGAGGTGGAACATCTGTTGTTCCTCCTATTTACCAAGGACATCAATCTATGTCAGCTGAACAACTAAACAAGAAACTTGAAGACACAACTGCTGTTTGTACTAAGAAAACAGCCACAGAAgaaaaacttgatctgatactAGAAGATCAGAAATCAAAA AAGCAAACAGAAGACAACACTGCAGCCCTCAACAAACTGCAAGAGTCATCAGAAAACAGAGAGAGCTCATCAGAATTCAAGAAAGCTCTCAAAGAACTGCAAGATATCAAGAAACAGCTGGCTGAGGTTGCAACTGCAGGGGAAAGCTCAAGTTCAGGAAGAATTCTTGAAGAAATACAGTTCCTCAGAGTCAACAACAGCAGTATGGCTGAGGCTTTTGAGAAGCTAATGGTGGAATTGACTGAacagaaaaatcaagaaaaccTGGAGTTTCAGAGaatgaagaaacaagaagaaacaaATACTCAAACTCTTGCTAATGTTCATTTGTTAGTAAAGAGGTTGCAGTATAATGTTGCCAGACTGTCAAAAGTTGATCTTCATGAACTGAAAGCCCCAATTCCACAAGAAAAACAAGCTAGAGAGTCAGAAACTCCTCAACAACAACCAGAAACCATTCAACAAGATCAAACCAAACAAACAGAAACTCCAACAACTCAAAAACAGAAGCTGCCCATGGGTCCTCCTCCTAATAAACCAAAGTTACTGATGGGTCCTCCACCAAACATTCCAAAACCAGATACTTCAAGGGTCCAACATAAAGAACCTATTCCAGTTCAGTCATCTTTCACAGCTATCACAGGAGAAACAGAATTCAGCATAAAGATGGATACAAAGGAGAAGagaagaatggaacatgaa ctaaaggagaaacgagctgtaAAAGAACAACAagaaatgaagactgaaagtgttgTTCAAAATGAGAAAGTTGAAAGTGTTGCAGAGAAGATTGAAGATGCTGAGAAGGTGACTGAAACAGAGAAAGTGattgaagtggtgaaaacaatcgaagttgaaaagattgttgaagtcatcgaGCCATGTTTAAAGTGTCTTGAAccatgcaaagaatgtgcagccaaAGACGAAATGATAGCTGAGTaa